The Kogia breviceps isolate mKogBre1 chromosome 2, mKogBre1 haplotype 1, whole genome shotgun sequence genome segment TCTTCCGGAAGCGTGGGCGGGCTCAAACCCTACTTCCGTTAGTATGCTGTGCGTAGTCCtacagggcgggggcgggggcgggggcggggctggggggtagATTTAAAGACAGGAAGCGGAAGGGCGGGATTTAGAGCCGTAGCCAGTCGGCACAGAAAGCCGAATCCGTAAGGCCTGTTGAACTTTTGAGGGGGAGGCGGCTTCTTCCGGCGGGGCAGAGGAGCAGCTTCGTCAGTTGAAGGACACTTGCAGCGGCGTCTGTGCGTTTTGGAAGGTGGGTGTGGAGGGGAACCCGGGCTCGGACCTCGCGGCTCCGCTTTGTGGGGCCTGCCTAGAATCCGACCGTTTCCTGGTCCGGGCACACCGCGAGGTCTTCGCTTtgggtggggtgtgtggggggtggggagagtgatggtgaatggaaaagaaattagagaaaatgagGGTCGGGCGTGAGGGTTCGGACAGTGGCTGGGAAGCCTTGGTGCGAGGTAAAggcccccttcccccagctcatAAAGGCCCTTAGAATGCATTTTCCAGTGGAGAAAAACGAGGCCCGCAGCGAAGAGAGTGTCCCAAGGTCACCCAGTGACGTAATATTGGATGAAAACTCGGGCTTCTGACCCCCCTCTGGTCATGTTAACCTCTTTCCCACTGTATGCCCAAAGCAGTTTGTTTGCACTGAGCTGTGCTTAGGAAGCTGTCCACGCAGGCCTCCTTTAGCTGCGCTGCAGCCTTTGTCAAGTGCGAGTGAGTGTAGCCCGCCTTCTGCGCTTCGCCGGGCCCGCGATAAGGGGGTTAGATTTCAATCTGTTCGGTCAGTGGGGAAGGCTTTCCCTAGGAGGTAGCCAGAACAGAGAGCTGTAAACTCCTTGAAGTGCAAGAGGCTGCTTCTGGTACGTGAGCGGCTCTCCCTCGTCTTTGCCTCCTTACCGCGTCATCTCACCAATCCAGGTAGGTGTCCGGTCCGACACAACAGCAGTACCGAGAAACAGATAGTAGCGTGGGTAGTTTCTGaagtgcccattttacaggtgaagagaaGCATGGAAagattaattatatttaatagcAGTTCGCCGCTTAATTAGAAACAAGCGAAAACCCCATCGCTTAGACTTTGCCATAGGCTACAGTTTAGCAATTAGTACGGTTTAGTCTAGGtatttttcattaatgtcttTCTAAACTGAAGTATGACTCAGAAGGAAAGCAAGTTTCAGTTCAATTATTCCACAAAGTACCATCTAACACAAGGATTCCTGATGTTTGCCCAAAGGTAACCTGCAGTTTGCTGAGGATGCAGACCCAAGTGCTTGCAGCTTTTGCTCCAGTTGTTTGTCTCAGTTTCCCCTCCATCTCAGCGTTTTTTAAGAGTCTTTCTTTACAGCCTAGACTAAATTGCAGTTCTGTACTGTGCCTTTCCCTGCAGTCAGAATTAGTCCTCTGTGTAATATTGCAGACATCAGCCTTCCTTCTGTTTTGTGTGGAGAGAAGTTTAAAGTACCTTAATGTTGTTTCAGTTGGACACCATTTCAGCTTCTGAAAATGTTTGTTAAACacaaggtagggcttccctggtggcacagtggttgagagtccacctgccaatgcaggggacacggcttcgtgtcccggtccggaaagatcccacatgccgcggagcggctggtcccgtgagccatggccgctgagcctgcacgtccggagcctgtgctccgcaatgggagaggccacaacagtgagaggcccgcgtaccgcaaacaacaacaacaacacacacaaaaaaaacaaggtAGTGGGAATTATCAGTTAATAATTGGACAAAGTTAAGCCCTTGTTTTCTGTAGGGTTTCTCCGAGAAACCTACTTGATACTATGAGAATCCAAAAATCTGTCCTGAAGATGAATGGGAAAGCATGTGTTTAATAAgtttactaaaataaaacaattaatatgAAAGCTATATCATAAAGATTTCTTTTAACGGAGATTTTCCTACTTGGCTTGAACTGGTCAAGGCCCCTAAGGTGGCCCAAGGAAGTTTGGAATCCTTCATTGCTACAAGAACTTTCTTgaaacagttttcaaaattaaGGTCATTTGTCCAAAGTTTCATTGCCAATTCTATGCATGTGAATGCCTCTGAATGGTAAACTGGAGAGTGCCAGTTTCCATAGCAACAACTTCCTCGCAGGTCTCTCCCGCTTCCATTTCATCAAGAGCCAACTGAGTCACTGCCACTGCCTACCAATCTCGACCGGACCTCGACCGGCTCGTTTATATTGCCAATCGACTCGGCGTGGCGTCGGTCGTGGTAGATAGGCGGTCATACAGACGAATTTTCGAGTGTTGTTCTGGTGACCTTTGAATGTgcctttactattttttcttataaaagaaatacaCGCCTTTGTGAAATACATAGGTTCTATAGCTGTAACCCCGTTTTAAAGTTTGCTATATATTCTTCCAGGGTTTTTTCCCAATTACTAATAAGCATCTCGTTTTGTTTCTGTTActgcagtgtttttcaaacttttaagatacatcagaatcacctagagggcCTATTAAAACAGATTGTTGGGACTCAGGGTTTCTGATTCAataggcctgagaatttgcatttctaacaagtttccatgAATAGTGACAGTGTGGGGACCAGACTTTGAGAACCATTGATGTGCTCTATAATATAATGTCcagaaataggattttttttaatatttaacatgaCATTGGGACGTGTTTCCACGTTAGTACATAAAGATCTGAGTGCATGGGGACATCATTCCATGTCTATAGATAAAGATCTCCATGCATTGTTTCCTTCCGTAGAAACCATCACTTATCAGTCTCCTGTAGATGGACTTCTAGTTCTTTACTTTCATAAACTGTATTTCATTTACCATCCTTGAACCATACTATACGTTTCTACTTTGTAATATTTCTGTCAGGATAAATTCCTGGCAAACAAATGAGCCAGCTAGGTAAAAGGGTAGCTACGTTTTTAATTTGATAGCTATTGCAGAAGAATTGCATATTAGGAAGGTTGTACCAGTTTATACTCCCTCCAGGCAACAGAGAATCCTTATTTTCCCACATTGCCACTACTACTGCTAATTATCATAAATTTATCTTTGTAGTCTGATGGCTAAATATTGGtctcattttacatttctttgactGATCATTAGGTGATGTATGTTTCACCTTTTTGCGTTTGGCCACCTTTATATTTTCCCTTCCCTAAGATGATTAAAATATTTGCCCATGTTTTCTTCAGGATATTTTGGCTtcacttttacatttaaatcttttgaTCTGCTTTGGTGTAAGGGAGTAAGGAtttcagcccccccccccaatagaTAGTATGTATCAACTCCATTTAGTAAATGatcccttctcccccttcccaTGGAGGTACTAAATGTataagaaaaactgtaaaaagggGTTGCAAGGTGAGCTGTTTAGTTGGTGGCTACCCCTCTGAGGAACTTTGAAAAGTATCACAAGCTCCAGCTTTCAGCTAGTCTTAAAACTGATTAATTCCAGGTACAGTGGTATAGATAGAGCCAGGAATGAAAACATCGACCAATATTGAGTCAGAGGATGGACTTAAAGACTACTGTGTTCTCTTCCTATGCCGAGTGATTTGATATATATTCTGGAGTGTTGTGTGATAACAACCAAGATAAAGTCCTCCTTCCAAACGTTTTTTTCCACCGTTTTGCTGCTGCTTTGTTGGGTGAGGcatacataaaatttacagtATTTATATGCAatgaatttttttgaattttttaattcaaaaaaattttttaaattgcatccaAACCAAtttgttgctttctttctttttttaaaagattgaaatcatggCAGGTCCAGAAACTGATGCCCAGTACCAATTCACTGgtatcaaaaaatatttcaactCTTACACTCTCACAGGGAGAATGAATGTAAGTATTAATGATACCTTTAAGCAGttgttttagaataaaatagaTGTGACAACAACTcttgtttactttttcctttctttttcagtgtGTACTGGCCACATACGGAGGTATTGCTTTGTTAGTTTTATACTTTAAGTTAAGGTCTAAAAAAACTCCAGCTGTGAAAGCAACATAAACggtaagaaattaacatttaaaactttatataactTTGCCATTTTGATCTTAGGCGTTCCCCCCCCCACTATACAAGTATATTGTTCAAAATTTAttacattcaagaaaaaaaaaaaaagaaaaatattgtccaTGTCCCCATTACCCTGACAATTTTCGTTAACATTTCAGTTTAgctcttttttgtttggtttccaGTGGCTATGATCCATAGCTGTAATTTTGTCTTATAACATGCATGTTCTGTATAATTTGAATGCATGAGTGCTCATGGGTATATGATTTATTTCACAGAGGAAATGTCTCCTACTAGAATTTTttcttaacataaataacattacAATGAATGCCTTTGAGCATGAAGTGTTTGTATCTGTGATTGTTTTCTTAACGTGAAATGCTTTCCCAGAGGGTTGTGGGGCACCTAGCTTTCTTCCCCAGGCAGTGTTGAATAACATCAGTTTctgatttttgttaatttgaggagtaaaaataatttctttttgataaagttatatattttttccattttttaccaCTTGTATTTTTCTTAACGTTCTCTTCGTGTTCTTCTCATTTAACATTTGGTACTTTCTCTTTGTGAAGACCTTCTCTCTCTTGTATAAGCTCTCTTAATAGTTATTAACCAGCCTTTTAAATCAGTTGCAAATATATCTTGGTTTTTGCTAGTTTCAATTTTTATGTAAGCCATTCTGTCTTTTCCTTAAATCCCCcagacttcattttcttcttatagTGCCACCCAACCCCCATTTGCCCTTGcttgagtaaatatttgttgtgttGGCGGTAGATGAGGTGCAGAAAACCCACTAATGTAGCCCTCCATGACAGAAaattttttcctctcctcttaaAAACTTTTCCAATCCCAAAACTATTGACCTTAAGGGACTGACTGCATATCCCAGAATGCAGCGGTCCATGACTTGTTTCTGACAAACAGGTAGTTTTTTGCCCAATTTTTCATGTTGGTTTCCTCCTAACTTTGTTTTTACAATGAGGATAATACCACCCTCCCTGTTTTCTACTGTTTAAAATACTACTTTATGAAAAAAGATGTTATTCTATGTACTAGACTTTTCTAATGGTATACATTTAACATCATACTGAATTATTGGCAGCTCCTTTGTTAAATGGGGAGTGTTAAATTGTATTAAGCTGAGAGACTCCTAAATTTTGGGGGGGTTACTGACTCCTTTGAGAATCTAATGAATTTGCATTCAATTTCAGGGGGGTTCACGGATAGTCTTGTACTAGTAATTACTGAATGTCTTAAAAGTAGAGTTGAACACATTGGTGTCtaaacaatttttgttttgtttataggaTTCTCAACTGTACCTCATCTGTTAAGTTCCCATGCCTGAAGAAGCTAATGTCAACTCGTGATACCCAATTTGTACAATAAATTATGAACCTGGAAAAGCTGGTTGTCTTTATTTACaagatatcaaaaatataaaaactgtacAAAATGCAACAAAGGCAAAAAACTGGCAGTGACTTGGTCTAAATCTTTTAGTTTCCCAAAGCAAGGCTCAGTACTGGAGGTAAGCAATTGAAATGTCTGACTTCAAGTGTACTAGGTTGTATGTAGCCATTTTAGCTGAAGTAGAACATGGAAGTTAATTTCTTCACCTGGTTTATAGAGTGTTTGCGTGCACTCAATCCAACCGGTATAAATTCAGATGTCGATGGATGGTTGTACTTCATCTATTTCTCAAAAAGGAATTGTAGTTCACCCTACCCAGTTAACATACATTCCACTAATCATGAGCCAAGCAAAAATGCTAGTGGATCATTTAACATAGTACTTGAGTGCCATACAGTAACTACATTTTTACAGCAGGAACATACATGCTCATAGAATTCTTCAGCTAAAATTCAGGATGGTATTATATTACTCAATTTGAATCTTGAAGCAGGATGAATTACTGaaatcaactgatttttttctaaacataataaattaaaataccatTTGAACAGGCGATGCATAGTTTCCACAAAATCCAAAGCACCATAAATGTCCCCTCCGTGAACATAATACCTCTTATTCAACTAACGGAAATTAGTTAAATGTGGTTGCTATAGAAATGTGGAACTAtcctgttcagattttccaagcaGCATACTTCCAGATCCATACAGACAAAACATTCTTTGTAGCTTAAATATTAATCACTGAGGTATTTGCTTTTAGTCTCCCTTTTTCAAACAGTAGCTTCCAAAGGTCTTTAATACCGATGGTTTATTGCGGACTATAAGCTCCTGCAGCTAGAACCAAGTTTCTTCTAGTAAAATGGAGGTGTACAACTGGTGTTGATTTGGTCATATATGTTCCCAACAATAACTCCTGTGAATTCTCAGGTAAATTTATATGCCCAGTGGCTGTAGTAAAGTCATCAGTCTCTAAATCTTCAAATGCTTTGATAGCATCCCATAACCGTACTGTATTATCCATTGAACCTAAGGggaaatcaaaggaaaccatTTAGTAGCATCTGCCTTATTTAGATTCTGAGATTCTGTCAAGTATGCTTTatgcatttactttttatttctggtGAAAAAGATCTGAACTAGATTAATAACTATTCCCTCTAAAGAAGCACTTCAAGCAGTAGTTTTAACCTGAGAAGTCAACATACATATAGGATAACAATCTGGAATCATGGCTAAGGAGaagcaaaacttaaaaaacagCAGGACTTAATTTTGCAATGGTCAACATTCAGTGCTTCCTTTAAATGTACCATTGACCCTTTACCACAAAGCCATTTCTAGACATTTACCTGATGCCAAAATTTCACCATCTCTACTAAATCTAAGTGAACAGACTGTATCACTGTGGCCTTTTAATTCTCCAACCATCAAACCATGTCCAATATCCCAAAGGAGTACTCTGCCATCTGTTGCTCCTGTAGCCAGGAATCTCCCATTGGGAGAAAATGTCAAGGAATGAATTGGTCCCTAGAAAAGAAGTCCGTGGAAAGAATCAAAAATAGGGTTAAAAAT includes the following:
- the ATP5MK gene encoding ATP synthase membrane subunit K, mitochondrial; the encoded protein is MAGPETDAQYQFTGIKKYFNSYTLTGRMNCVLATYGGIALLVLYFKLRSKKTPAVKAT